TCACGGCACAGCGCGCGCCGTTCGGCCACTCGATCGGTGTCATGTCGTCCATGGACAGTTCCTCCTATACGGCACCGGAGCCCGGCCGTTCGGGATAGAGTGGATATGCGACGAAGGGGGCTTCGCTGGGCGGGCCGTCGCTGACGTGCAGGACGCGGTCGTTGAGGTCGACGATGACGCCGGCAACCGTGATCACCCGCTTCTCCGGCGGCAGCGAAAGGTCGGCAAGGCGGCAGATGGCAGCCGGCGTCGAGAAGTCGTCCTGCAGCGCGGCGACGATCTTCGCCTTGTCGAGCCTGCCCAGGTCCTTGCGCAGGATGCGGTCGAGCCGCGGCCCGCGATAGAGCGTGTTGGCCGAGAGGCGCTCCATTTGCGAGGTGGTGCGGGCCTCCTTCACCAGATGGTTGGCATGAACGACGAGGCCGTCGACCGGATAGATGTAGGAGCAGAATTCCGGCGTCGCCTCGATGTCGATGATCTCGCCGTCGGCGTGGCCGATCAGGAAATTGCTCGAGGCGGTGCGGTCGGTCTGCACCACCGGCGTCAGCGCCTGGTCGTAGCGCCAGGCGTCGAGTATCTCGCGGCAGCGGACATGGAACGGCTTGCGCAGGCCGGTCGTGCCGTCCATCGGCGTCACCAGCCCGTTGACGCACAGGCCGATGCCGGCGGCGTTGACGCCCATCTTGGAACCGACGATGCCGGCTTCGCTGAAGCCGACCATGTCCGGTTTGCCCTCGCCGGGCGTCGAGGAGCGGCGGATACGCTGGACATAGGTGCGGCCGCGGACCTTCTCCAGCCAGTCCCAGTTCTGGCACAGCAGGGTCTTGCCCGAGGCGGTCGCCTCCGGCATCAGCCCGAAGGAGGTG
The window above is part of the Aquamicrobium sp. genome. Proteins encoded here:
- a CDS encoding C45 family autoproteolytic acyltransferase/hydolase, which produces MPSLPVLELGPDPRERGRIHGETLGVAVRDNIETYLARFEVAGASRSSVLKQSEEWLAFMRGDNAEYAEEMAAIAASAGVSETEIAMLNARFEITYLAFGSEARSANRKLEQEGCTSFGLMPEATASGKTLLCQNWDWLEKVRGRTYVQRIRRSSTPGEGKPDMVGFSEAGIVGSKMGVNAAGIGLCVNGLVTPMDGTTGLRKPFHVRCREILDAWRYDQALTPVVQTDRTASSNFLIGHADGEIIDIEATPEFCSYIYPVDGLVVHANHLVKEARTTSQMERLSANTLYRGPRLDRILRKDLGRLDKAKIVAALQDDFSTPAAICRLADLSLPPEKRVITVAGVIVDLNDRVLHVSDGPPSEAPFVAYPLYPERPGSGAV